From a single Candidatus Microthrix subdominans genomic region:
- a CDS encoding DUF3152 domain-containing protein, with protein sequence MDDVSTDELSLITMSTLTDPRGWAQAGFTFDADPDSANRLVLAEPDVVDELCAPIETGRTLSCQNGPVVVLNADGWRTAPEGWPDVETYRQFLVNHGVGHLLSQFHPSNRCPVPANPRR encoded by the coding sequence GTGGACGACGTCTCTACCGACGAGTTGTCGTTGATCACGATGTCGACGTTGACCGACCCGCGCGGCTGGGCGCAGGCCGGCTTCACGTTCGACGCCGACCCCGACAGCGCCAACCGGTTGGTCCTGGCCGAACCCGACGTCGTCGATGAGCTGTGTGCCCCCATCGAGACGGGTCGAACGCTGAGCTGCCAGAACGGTCCCGTCGTGGTGCTCAATGCCGACGGCTGGCGCACGGCGCCTGAGGGTTGGCCGGACGTGGAGACGTACCGCCAATTCCTCGTCAACCACGGTGTCGGCCATCTGCTCAGCCAGTTTCACCCGTCCAATCGATGTCCGGTGCCGGCGAACCCGAGGCGTTGA